The DNA sequence GTAGTCGCCATAGGGGAGATAGGTCTGGACTATCACTACGACTACTCGCCAGGCAAGGTCCAGCGCGACGTCATGATATCCCAGATCCTATGGGCCGAGGAGGCGGATCTTCCGATCGTCTTCCACGTGAGGGAGGCGTTCGACGACTTCTTCTCCATATTGAGGGACTATCCCGTGGATCCCGGACGAGCGATAGTTCACTGTTTCTCCGGTTCTTTGGAGGAGGCGAAGTCCTGTCTGGATCTGGGGTTCTATCTGGGATTCGGAGGAATGATAACCTTCAAGAAAGCCGACGGCATAAGGGAATGCCTGGCATCCTGTCCTATCGACAGAGTTATCCTCGAGACAGATTCTCCCTGGCTTGCGCCGGTTCCCTTCAGGGGAAAGATCAACAGTCCTCTCAACATGCCCTTGATATACAAGGCTGCGGCGGAGGTCTTGAAGGTTAGAGATTCCGTTATGGCCGACGCGGTGTGGACCAACGGTATGAATTTCTATCGATGGGAGAACGAATGATGTTCGAGTTCAGAGTCCAGGCG is a window from the Dethiosulfovibrio russensis genome containing:
- a CDS encoding TatD family hydrolase produces the protein MTPYIDGHCHLNSPELRGDLDRHIDEARSAGVQRMLVVGTDLRTSEEAISISRGYFDSGIRASVGIHPHDASSVSSSLPEELTDLVKDPVVVAIGEIGLDYHYDYSPGKVQRDVMISQILWAEEADLPIVFHVREAFDDFFSILRDYPVDPGRAIVHCFSGSLEEAKSCLDLGFYLGFGGMITFKKADGIRECLASCPIDRVILETDSPWLAPVPFRGKINSPLNMPLIYKAAAEVLKVRDSVMADAVWTNGMNFYRWENE